One region of Gemmatimonadaceae bacterium genomic DNA includes:
- a CDS encoding Ig-like domain-containing protein translates to MRRLIAVAAAWLVVACASAGQPPGGPEDHDPPVIVSVKPDSGQLNVRPREIDFQFDEVVAQQALGATDLSRLFLVSPRDGDPDVSWHRSRITLKLRKFRSNMAYVVTMLPGLADLRGNIRKEGASIIFSTGPTIPRLGITGVVFDWAAQHTAPNALVEAISRADTTLQFVAVSDTTGRFEIGPIDTGVYLVRALIDANSNRQIDRAEKWDTTETRVTDVRPAVELDAVERDSTPALLTNVITDDSITIHVVFDKYLDPALPLQPALVDLKSADSTRMEVVSVQWGTAFDAARRAADSTRRIDSARTADSLARARDTSRARAAQPPIPVNPAPRPPAGVGVPGARPAPPPAKPKALPPDKAVVLTLSPNTRLVPGRSYHLTVRGFRNLVGHAVDQSRTFQVPLPKPPPKDTTRARSDSTRPPVGRPPPSKPPH, encoded by the coding sequence GTGCGGCGGCTGATCGCCGTCGCAGCCGCCTGGTTGGTCGTGGCCTGCGCGTCGGCCGGCCAGCCGCCGGGCGGCCCCGAAGATCACGACCCACCGGTGATCGTCTCGGTGAAACCGGACTCGGGGCAGCTCAACGTCAGGCCGCGAGAGATCGACTTTCAGTTCGACGAAGTCGTCGCGCAGCAGGCGCTCGGCGCGACCGATTTGTCGCGCCTGTTTCTCGTGTCGCCGCGCGACGGCGATCCCGACGTGTCGTGGCATCGCAGCCGCATCACGCTCAAGCTGCGGAAGTTTCGCTCGAACATGGCGTACGTCGTGACGATGCTTCCGGGGCTCGCCGACCTGCGGGGCAACATACGCAAGGAAGGCGCGTCGATCATCTTCTCGACCGGCCCGACGATTCCGCGGCTCGGGATCACCGGCGTCGTGTTCGATTGGGCGGCACAGCACACCGCCCCCAACGCGCTCGTGGAAGCGATATCCCGCGCCGACACGACGCTGCAATTCGTCGCCGTGAGCGACACGACAGGGCGCTTCGAGATCGGACCGATCGATACCGGCGTCTACCTCGTTCGGGCACTCATCGACGCGAACTCGAACCGGCAGATCGACCGTGCCGAGAAGTGGGACACGACGGAAACGCGCGTCACCGACGTGCGGCCGGCCGTGGAGCTCGACGCAGTCGAGCGGGATTCCACGCCGGCGCTGCTCACCAACGTGATTACCGACGACAGCATCACGATCCACGTCGTGTTCGACAAATATCTGGATCCGGCACTCCCGCTTCAGCCGGCGCTCGTCGACCTGAAGAGCGCCGACTCGACGCGCATGGAAGTCGTCAGTGTGCAGTGGGGTACGGCGTTCGATGCCGCAAGGCGAGCGGCCGACTCCACTCGAAGGATCGACTCGGCGAGGACCGCCGATTCCCTGGCCCGCGCGCGCGACACGAGCCGCGCCCGAGCCGCACAACCGCCCATTCCAGTGAATCCGGCGCCGCGTCCGCCTGCGGGTGTCGGCGTACCCGGCGCGCGGCCGGCACCGCCCCCCGCGAAGCCCAAGGCGCTGCCCCCGGACAAGGCGGTCGTGCTGACCCTTTCTCCGAACACCCGGCTCGTCCCCGGCCGATCGTACCACCTCACGGTGCGGGGGTTTCGAAATCTCGTCGGACACGCAGTGGACCAGTCGCGTACTTTCCAAGTACCGCTGCCGAAGCCGCCACCGAAGGACACGACGCGCGCGCGGTCTGATTCCACCCGCCCACCTGTAGGCCGCCCGCCGCCGTCCAAGCCCCCGCACTGA
- a CDS encoding valine--tRNA ligase, with protein MSELPDRFDFASTEPEIYDSWLAGNCFHIEASESDRVGGDSDPYTIVMPPPNVTAILHVGHGLNNTIQDVIVRWARMKGTGALWVPGTDHAGIATQNVVEKMLAAEGKTRQDLGREAFVKRTEKFVEETGGVILQQLKAIGASADWTRTAYTLSPELSRAVREAFVRLYERGLIYRGYRVIHWCPRCLTSLSDEEAEFQDEPGTLYHIAYPVDGQPGRSLTIATTRPETMLADVAVAVNPSDERYRDLVGKTVRLPIVGVSIPVVADEYADPEFGTGVVKITPAHDANDFEVGKRHSLPMPIVIDEHAVVREVKDADGRVPPSISGLDRFEAREKIVELLRASGALQKTENHQHAVRHCYRCDTVVEPRLSDQWFVKMAPLAAPALAGFRAGAIRIMPERWEAVYENWLTGIRDWNISRQLWWGHRIPVWYCDECDPPQNVFVSREDITTCPHCGCPARQDEDVLDTWFSSWLWPISTLGWPDKTLDLDAFYPTDTLVTAPEILFFWVARMVMSGYEFMGRTPFHTVYLTGTARDTQHRKMSKSLGNGIDPLDVVKLYGADALRWTLVAGMGMGADVILDPADIDKSFATGRNFVTKLWNIGRFLLDKVGTEPVARVSDLDESALTRADQWILHRLRAAIDECDEALGPLRPQVEYDSPDQHIWRELEQNAGLRLNEFAEAARRFVWNELADWYLESLKSRLETKGDDREVARAVLVHAFDCALRLLHPIVPFVTEALWQRLPGGAREKGRFLARAEWPTHLDRDALDNASALHFESLDDSAEEFELVREAVLAIRQIRAENNVAPGKSIEVVLRAGDADLQDVFGDEASTVGRLARADVRLADGVPVSAAAHAVLSGGSEVIVPLAGLIDVTKECARLRSEVAQLTTQIGSREARLSNAKYLERAPADVVAGDRAILDEMKSKREQLTERVRSLCGG; from the coding sequence ATGTCCGAACTCCCTGATCGTTTCGACTTCGCGTCGACCGAGCCGGAGATTTACGACTCCTGGCTGGCCGGGAACTGCTTTCACATCGAGGCCTCGGAGTCGGACAGGGTCGGTGGCGACAGCGACCCGTACACGATCGTCATGCCGCCGCCGAACGTCACGGCGATTCTACACGTCGGTCACGGGCTGAACAATACGATTCAGGACGTGATCGTGCGTTGGGCACGCATGAAGGGGACGGGCGCGCTGTGGGTGCCGGGGACCGACCACGCCGGAATCGCGACGCAGAACGTCGTCGAGAAGATGCTCGCCGCCGAGGGAAAGACGCGCCAAGACCTCGGCCGCGAAGCCTTCGTGAAACGCACGGAAAAGTTCGTCGAAGAAACTGGCGGTGTGATCCTTCAACAGTTGAAGGCCATCGGCGCGTCGGCGGACTGGACGCGCACGGCGTACACGCTTTCACCCGAGCTGTCGCGCGCGGTGCGCGAGGCGTTCGTGCGTCTCTACGAGCGTGGCCTGATCTACCGGGGCTATCGCGTGATCCACTGGTGTCCGCGCTGCCTCACGTCGCTGAGCGACGAAGAGGCGGAGTTTCAGGACGAGCCGGGCACCCTGTACCACATCGCCTATCCGGTGGATGGACAGCCGGGTCGCTCGCTCACGATCGCGACGACCCGCCCCGAAACGATGCTCGCGGACGTCGCAGTGGCCGTGAATCCGAGCGACGAGCGGTATCGCGATCTGGTGGGAAAGACGGTGCGGCTGCCGATCGTGGGCGTGTCGATTCCGGTCGTGGCCGACGAATACGCGGATCCAGAATTCGGCACCGGCGTGGTGAAGATCACGCCCGCGCACGACGCGAACGACTTCGAGGTCGGCAAGCGCCATTCGCTGCCGATGCCGATCGTGATCGACGAGCACGCCGTGGTGCGCGAGGTGAAAGACGCCGACGGACGCGTGCCGCCGTCGATCAGCGGGCTGGATCGCTTCGAGGCCCGCGAAAAAATCGTCGAGTTGCTGCGGGCATCGGGCGCGCTTCAGAAGACGGAGAACCATCAGCACGCGGTGCGCCACTGCTATCGATGCGACACCGTGGTCGAACCGCGCCTGTCCGACCAGTGGTTCGTGAAGATGGCACCGCTCGCCGCGCCGGCGCTCGCGGGTTTCCGCGCGGGCGCCATTCGCATCATGCCGGAGCGGTGGGAGGCCGTGTACGAGAACTGGCTCACCGGCATCCGCGACTGGAACATCTCACGCCAGCTGTGGTGGGGGCACCGCATTCCCGTTTGGTATTGCGACGAGTGCGATCCGCCGCAGAACGTTTTCGTGAGTCGCGAAGATATCACTACCTGTCCCCATTGCGGGTGTCCCGCCCGGCAGGACGAGGACGTGCTCGACACCTGGTTCTCGTCGTGGCTCTGGCCGATCTCCACGCTCGGCTGGCCCGACAAGACGCTGGATCTAGACGCCTTCTATCCGACCGACACGCTGGTCACCGCGCCGGAGATTCTTTTCTTCTGGGTGGCCCGCATGGTGATGTCGGGCTACGAGTTCATGGGCCGCACACCCTTCCATACGGTGTATCTCACGGGGACGGCGCGCGACACGCAGCACCGGAAGATGTCGAAGTCGTTGGGCAACGGGATCGACCCACTCGACGTGGTGAAGCTCTACGGCGCCGACGCGCTGCGGTGGACACTCGTCGCCGGCATGGGCATGGGCGCCGACGTGATCCTCGACCCGGCGGACATCGACAAATCGTTCGCGACGGGACGCAACTTCGTCACGAAGCTCTGGAACATCGGCCGATTCCTGCTCGACAAAGTGGGAACCGAGCCCGTCGCGCGGGTTAGTGATCTCGATGAATCCGCGCTCACCCGGGCCGACCAATGGATTCTGCATCGCCTCCGCGCCGCGATCGACGAATGCGACGAGGCGTTGGGACCGCTGCGTCCTCAAGTCGAATACGACTCTCCGGACCAGCACATCTGGCGTGAGCTGGAGCAAAACGCCGGTCTGCGTCTCAACGAGTTCGCCGAAGCGGCGCGCCGGTTCGTGTGGAACGAGCTCGCGGATTGGTATCTCGAGTCGCTCAAGAGCCGACTGGAAACCAAGGGCGACGACCGCGAGGTCGCGCGCGCGGTTCTCGTGCACGCGTTCGATTGCGCTCTGCGTCTCCTGCATCCGATCGTGCCGTTCGTGACCGAAGCGCTCTGGCAACGTCTGCCCGGCGGGGCCCGCGAGAAGGGTCGGTTTCTCGCCCGCGCCGAGTGGCCGACGCATCTCGACCGCGACGCGCTCGACAACGCGTCCGCTCTGCACTTCGAGTCGCTCGACGACTCGGCTGAAGAATTCGAGCTCGTGCGCGAGGCGGTGCTGGCGATTCGTCAGATTCGCGCCGAGAACAACGTGGCGCCCGGAAAGTCGATCGAGGTCGTGTTGAGGGCCGGCGACGCCGACCTCCAGGACGTCTTTGGCGACGAAGCCTCGACCGTCGGCCGCCTGGCGCGCGCCGACGTGCGTCTCGCCGACGGCGTTCCGGTGAGCGCCGCCGCGCACGCGGTGCTGTCCGGCGGCTCCGAAGTGATCGTTCCGCTCGCCGGACTCATCGACGTGACGAAGGAGTGCGCGCGGCTCCGCTCCGAGGTCGCGCAGCTCACCACGCAGATCGGCTCGCGCGAAGCGCGGCTGTCAAACGCGAAATATCTGGAACGCGCGCCGGCCGACGTCGTCGCCGGCGACCGCGCCATCCTCGACGAGATGAAGTCGAAGCGCGAACAACTCACAGAACGGGTCCGATCGTTGTGCGGCGGCTGA
- a CDS encoding BON domain-containing protein, with translation MSPFRYRDEDSSSRIIIGAVVGAIAGFAAGMFLAQNAGARDRDKIEGERADEERHERLRGVHATATADELGEDYEDAAEFEEAQYADDDYEGEDYDITLEERVLEAFRNDPILSTRAVDIGSLRTGVIELAGVVDTAQEAQHAVTIARGVPGVTTVVNRIVTGIHEPRYHEASQSRQRHSSSRDVERTVNEPPLRADRSDNPATPPNVIRADEPPRDFGGTP, from the coding sequence ACCATTTCGCTATCGCGACGAGGATTCATCCTCTCGGATCATTATTGGCGCGGTTGTCGGCGCCATCGCAGGATTCGCCGCCGGGATGTTTCTGGCTCAGAACGCCGGCGCGCGCGACCGGGACAAGATCGAGGGAGAGCGCGCCGACGAAGAGCGGCACGAGCGCCTGCGGGGCGTGCATGCCACGGCGACCGCCGACGAGCTGGGCGAGGACTACGAGGATGCCGCCGAGTTCGAGGAAGCGCAGTACGCCGACGACGACTATGAAGGCGAGGACTACGACATCACGCTCGAGGAGCGGGTGCTCGAGGCCTTCCGCAACGACCCGATCCTTTCGACCCGCGCCGTGGACATCGGTTCGCTGCGCACGGGCGTGATCGAGCTGGCAGGCGTCGTCGACACCGCCCAAGAAGCCCAGCACGCCGTGACGATCGCCCGCGGCGTCCCCGGCGTTACGACGGTCGTGAATCGGATCGTAACGGGTATCCACGAGCCCCGATATCACGAGGCTTCACAGAGCCGGCAGCGTCACTCGTCGTCGCGCGACGTGGAGCGAACCGTGAACGAACCGCCGCTGCGCGCCGATCGGTCGGATAACCCGGCCACGCCGCCGAACGTGATTCGCGCCGACGAACCGCCGCGCGACTTCGGCGGCACGCCGTAG